TCTGCTTGACAAGATCAGAGGTACTGCTATTGTCAGCGGAGAAGCCGGGGCTATCACCCAGCACATAGGGGCAACCGAAGTTCCTATAGATGTGATTGTAAATAAGCTAGGAGACCCGAGGCTAAGGGACCGTTTCATGGTTCCGGGGCTGCTTTTTATTGATACTCCGGGACATCACGCTTTTACAACCCTCAGGAGCAGAGGAGGCGCACTTGCCGACCTTGCAATTGTGGTTGTTGACATAAATGAAGGTTTCAAACCCCAGACCTATGAGAGTTTACAGATCTTAAAAAGGTTTAAAACTCCTTTTGTTGTTGTTGCCAATAAGATCGACAGGATCGGCGGCTGGGTTTCACAAAAAGATCTTCCTTTTGCTGCTACTTTCAAAAAGCAGTCCACTGAAGTCCAGGCACGGCTGGAAACAAAGCTCTACGAGGTAATAGGTGAACTCTACAATCAGGGCTTTGCAGCCGAACGTTACGACCGGGTCACAAACTTCCAGAAAACACTGGGTGTAGTCCCTGTGAGTGCTGTTACGGGAGAAGGCATCCCTGATGTCCTTATGGTGCTTTTAGGTCTTGCTCAGAAGTTCCTTGAGGCAAACCTGCAGTACAGTGCCAAAGGTCCGGGAGTCGGAACTGTTCTTGAGGTAAAGGAAGAAAAAGGTCTCGGAGCAACCCTTGACATTATCCTTTACGACGGCACATTGAAGAAAGGAGATACGGTTGTTATCGGAAGCCTTGGCGAGCCTATCCAGACAAAGGTAAGAGCTCTTTTAAAGCCAAGGGAACTTTCCGAAATCCGTTATGAGAGCAAGTTCCAGCAGGTGAATAAAGTAACTGCTGCGGCTGGTGTCAAGATCTCGGCTCCGGGACTTGAAGGGGCACTTGCAGGCTCTCCTATAAGGGTTGCAACAGAGGAAACCCTTGAAGAAATTGCAGCCCAGGTAAAGTCCGAAATAGATGAGGTCAGGATTGATACGGGTTCAGTGGGAGTCATGATTAAAGCAGATACCCTCGGTTCCCTTGAAGCCCTTGTCCATGAGTTCCAGAAAGATAATGTTCCTATAAGGAAAGCTGAAGTAGGAGACATCTCTCACAGGGACGCGGTTGAGGCTTCGACGGTTGAAGACCCTCTTTATTCCGTACTTATAGGTTTCAGTGTTAAGGTCCATCCTGATGCCAGAGACTTCCTGCAGGAAAGCAATGTCAAGGTTTTCACGAGTGACGTTATCTACCGGCTGGTTGAAGATTACCAGAAGTACGTAAAGGAACAGCAGGAACAGGCTGAAAAGAAGATCTTTGAAACTATAATCCGCCCCGGAAAGTTCAAGATCCTTCCAGGATGTGTTTTTCGGCAGAGCAAACCCGCAGTAGTCGGGGTAAGGGTGCTTGGCGGAGTTGTTCGGACAAATGCGGATGTCATGCTTGAAAACGGAAACGTTGTGGGCAAGATCAAAGGTCTGCAATCAGAAGGGGAAAATATTCCTTCTGCAAAGGTAGGCAAAGAAGTTGCAATGGCAATCGAAGGTGCAACCGTAGGCAGGCAGATCAAAGAAGAAGACGTGCTCTATATTAACGTGCCTGAGAGGCATGCCAAAGTCCTTGAGCACGAAATCTACGACTCCCTTTCAACCGATGAAAAGGAAACTCTTGATATTTTCCTGACACTCAAAAGGAAAGATAATCCTTTCTGGGCAAAATAAAGGCTAATATGCAGGCAGTAGCATATTCAGAATGCAGCAAGGATTCGGGCAAGAATTAAAAATTCAGGTAAAAAATAAGGTAAGGCAAAGAATTATTACAGATAATCTGATTGGAGGATTTCACATGGCAAATTTCAAAGTTGTAGTTTCTGACCCAAAAGAAGCACGTGCTTACCAGATCGACATTAAGGATGCTGAAGCAAACTCATTAATTGGAAAGTCAATCGGAGACGTTGTTGACGGCGGCATTTTCGGACTCGCCGGCTACAAAGTCCAGATAACTGGCGGCTGTGACGGCAGCGGTTTTGTTATGAAGCCGGACCTTCCGGGCCCAAGGAGACAGAGAATCCTGACCGCGACAGGTGTAGGCTATGCTCCCAAGCTCCCGGGACAGCGCAGGAGAAAGATGATGCGCGGAAAGGAAATTGCTCCGGACATCGTCCAGGTCAACGCCAAGGTTGTTGAATACGGAAGCAAATCCATAAGAGCCCTTCTCGGCCTCGAAACCGCAGAAGAAGCTCCGGCAGCAGAGTAATTTCAAGTTCCGCCTTCGGGCGGGATTTAACATACTCTTTGGTTTCCGTTTGTTTCCGTTTATTCGATTCTTTTTACAGACTCTTTTTGTATCAGTTTCTTTTGTAAGTACTTATTTTTCAGAATTTCAGAATTTTTACCTGAGAATAGGAAAAATTCCGGTTTCTCACTTTACGATAATCAAAGGCAGAATGCCCGTCACTTTAGTGGCGGGATGAATGCCGTCAACTTTCCATAAATACTTTTGTAATTTACTCTAACTTATATATGCGTGTAAAACTAATATAACTTTTAATGTTAAAAGCCTATAAGTACAGACTGAAATCTACAAAAATCCAAAAAACATTAATAGAAAAGCACATTGGTGGCTGTAGGTTTGTCTACAACTGGGCTTTAGAACAGAAAATAAAAACTTCTGAACAGACTGGAAAATCCATAAATCATATGGGATTAGATAAGCTTCTTCCTGCACTGAAAACTGAGAAACCTTTTCTGAAAGAAACTAATTCTCAATCTCTTCAAGGGATGACTAAACATGTAGACGCTGCCTTTGTTAGATTTTTCAGAGAGAAGAATGGCTTTCCCAGGTTCAAACCAAAGAAAAATCCAATACAGTCTTTTCCTGTACCTCAACACTACTCTGTAGACTTTAAAAAGGGCATAGTCAAGCTCCCTAAAATGGGAGAGATTGAAGTTCTATTTCATAGAACGTTTGAAGGTACTCTGAGAACAGCAACAGTTTCAAGATCATGTACTGGAAAATACTACATCAGTATCCTTGTTGAAGATGGAAAAGAACTTCCTACAAAACAGAAGTATTCAGAATCTACTACAGTGGGTATAGATGTCGGGATTAAGGATTTTGCTGTACTCTCTACAGGCGAAAAGATTGAGAATCCAAAATACCTGAAAAATTCTCTTAAAAGGCTTAAATGTCTTCAAAAAAGAGTAAGTAGAAAGGTTAAAGATTCAAAACGCAGAGAGAAAACGAGACAGCTACTTTCTAAAATCCATGAAAAAATTAGTAATCAGAGAAACAATTTCCAGCACAAACTCTCTTCTAAACTTATCCGCGAGAACCAAGCTATTACACTGGAAACTCTGAATGTTAAAGGTATGGTCAAGAATAACCATTTAGCACAGGTTATAAGTGATTCTGCATGGCATAGCTTTGTAACGAAGCTAGAATAATAAGGCTAAATGGTTCGGGAAAACGGTACTAAGGATTGGACAATTTGAGCCTTCTTCTAAACTTTGTAATGTTTGCGGTTATCATAATTCAGAATTGTCATTAAAGGATAGAGAATGGATTTGCCCTGATTGCAAGACTCCGCATGATAGGGATATTAACGCCGCTATCAATATCAAAAAGTTCTCTCTCCTTGAGTAAAATCTCATAACTGTTTGACACCTGCGGAACGCAGGGAAGAGCCTGGGGACTTGCTCTCAAAAGAGAGAGGGATGAACCAGAAAGCCTGCCATTTCAATGGCGGGTGGTTCACTCATACGGGTGTTTAAACATTTACAAGAAAAGAGCTTTCATTAAAACTGCCATTTTTTCCCAAAGAGTGTTTTATATAACAATTTGCAAATCTCAGCTATTACAACAATAAGCGGCACTATTATAATACTGGATCCCAGTACTCTGATAAACAGAGCCACTAATCTACCGAGATCTGTTTGCAGAACAGTATCTCCATATCCTGCACTGAGAAGTGTTGTGATAGCCCAGTAGAGACTCAGTGATATGCTGGCAAAATTACCAGTTTCTCCTTCTATAAAATACATCAGAATCCCCAGAATTATTGTCAAACTCAGGACCGCAAATAGAAATACAATTATTTTTTTGCAAATCTCACGCAGGATTTTCTTAAAAGATCTGCTGAAAATTTTGATCACCTGTAGTTAGTATAAATACTTTAAATCGAATCCAGACACTTTTGGTTATATTTTGCTATTATATCGAAGATCATATATTTTAATATGGTTTGCAGAAAAATAATTCGGCCATATAAATCTTATTGCACCCATTCGTTTTTCACCGGGTTGTATTTTTTGTGGATCTGGCCAATCCATTGGTTCGTTCTTCAGGCGCTCTACAATATCTTCAGGAAGCGCTTCCAATGATCCCGGATATACCTTTTCCATAAATTCTGCAGTTGTTATATTTGTTCCCCAGACCTGAGCTAAAACTGCACTGTCATTTGAGGAAAAACTGTATGATTTTGAAAGCATATATGGTTTGATCTCTGCCGAGATACATGCGGGTATTTTCTCGCCCTTATCATTTACATGCACATCAGATGATTGTTTGAAATCAACATCCATTCCGAGTTTATGAATCCGATCTACGATTGAATCTATCTGATCCGTACATCTTGTAACATCATCCCATGATGAGCTTTTGTTTACCACTACCTGGTTGTAATTTTCAACAGCTTGTTGCAACTCATTGTTTAAATTCTCTGTTGCCGATATATTGATATTTTCTTTTGCCAATGCTTGCGGAATAAACAGCAAGCACAAAAAAATAACCGATATGGCAAATATATTTTTTATTTTCATAGTTTATACAACAACCCCAAATTTCAACATCTTAATAAGTGTGTTATTCCCATTGATTTTTGAATTAAACCCCAATTCTCAAGTTTAAACATATTACCTCAGAGGCAGAATCAGGCAAGCCCTAAATACTCTCAGAGCTAACATTGTCATGCCTCCGAGTGTAAACTGGGTTCAAATTTACTCGGGAGGGGATATTTGAACTCCATACTTATTTTAAACACATTCAATATAAATTATAAGGTTTTTAGCCACATCATCGAACAATCAGAACAGATGCTGAATTTATGATTTTATTTTTAGCAGTAATACTTTATGTAACAAATCTTCTGACATTTTGGATAGGATTTCCTGGGGACACGAAAAACAACTCGATAATTAAAAGAATTCCATGTACGCTTTTTCAATTTCTTCTCGATAAATAGGGTTTATACTATACGTTGTACTGTTTCCCATCTTATTTTCCGTGATAAGATCTAATTCCTTTAATTGTTTCATATGCCAGGTAACCGTACTTTTAGAAATTCCTGTTGATAGAGCAAGATCCCTGTTGGTGTTGCACTCCTCGTCTAAAATGTTACATATAATTTTGCGGGCTATCTCGTTTTGAAGAGCTGAAATAACAAGTTTTTCTTTTTCATCGAATGTGGAACTATTCTGAAAATATCTGACTCTTCCGTGATCATTATGAGATTCAACCAGATTTTCAGCCTCAAGGACAGCGAGATGATAACGAAGAGTCCCCCTGTTCAGTCCCATATTGTTTGCAATCTCACTGACACAGGTTCCGGGATTTTCTTTAAT
The genomic region above belongs to Methanosarcina horonobensis HB-1 = JCM 15518 and contains:
- the infB gene encoding translation initiation factor IF-2, coding for MADKKNLRTPIVCVMGHVDHGKTTLLDKIRGTAIVSGEAGAITQHIGATEVPIDVIVNKLGDPRLRDRFMVPGLLFIDTPGHHAFTTLRSRGGALADLAIVVVDINEGFKPQTYESLQILKRFKTPFVVVANKIDRIGGWVSQKDLPFAATFKKQSTEVQARLETKLYEVIGELYNQGFAAERYDRVTNFQKTLGVVPVSAVTGEGIPDVLMVLLGLAQKFLEANLQYSAKGPGVGTVLEVKEEKGLGATLDIILYDGTLKKGDTVVIGSLGEPIQTKVRALLKPRELSEIRYESKFQQVNKVTAAAGVKISAPGLEGALAGSPIRVATEETLEEIAAQVKSEIDEVRIDTGSVGVMIKADTLGSLEALVHEFQKDNVPIRKAEVGDISHRDAVEASTVEDPLYSVLIGFSVKVHPDARDFLQESNVKVFTSDVIYRLVEDYQKYVKEQQEQAEKKIFETIIRPGKFKILPGCVFRQSKPAVVGVRVLGGVVRTNADVMLENGNVVGKIKGLQSEGENIPSAKVGKEVAMAIEGATVGRQIKEEDVLYINVPERHAKVLEHEIYDSLSTDEKETLDIFLTLKRKDNPFWAK
- a CDS encoding 30S ribosomal protein S6e → MANFKVVVSDPKEARAYQIDIKDAEANSLIGKSIGDVVDGGIFGLAGYKVQITGGCDGSGFVMKPDLPGPRRQRILTATGVGYAPKLPGQRRRKMMRGKEIAPDIVQVNAKVVEYGSKSIRALLGLETAEEAPAAE
- a CDS encoding potassium channel family protein translates to MIKIFSRSFKKILREICKKIIVFLFAVLSLTIILGILMYFIEGETGNFASISLSLYWAITTLLSAGYGDTVLQTDLGRLVALFIRVLGSSIIIVPLIVVIAEICKLLYKTLFGKKWQF
- a CDS encoding winged helix-turn-helix transcriptional regulator, with the protein product MFTSTKLEKKLTACLLFFLLISTARATEYIISPAPGDEFGASINGEEVIILEDTVEPYWHFLLWLAAMQILSVIDILLYILLYPAKLIFAILGFRMVDYSNTVGVLKRKNIYVFIKENPGTCVSEIANNMGLNRGTLRYHLAVLEAENLVESHNDHGRVRYFQNSSTFDEKEKLVISALQNEIARKIICNILDEECNTNRDLALSTGISKSTVTWHMKQLKELDLITENKMGNSTTYSINPIYREEIEKAYMEFF